AGGAAAGTTCCAGGCTGCGCGCGCACCATGGGTGTATGACCGCGAGCCAGACCGAGCCGGAGGCCACGCTCCTCGTCGTCGAGGACGAGACCAACATCCGCGAGCTGCTCACGACGAGCCTGCGGTTCGCCGGGTTCTCGGTGCACGCCGCGCCGGACGGGCGCAGCGCCCTCCAGCTCTCCGGCGAGCACGACTTCGACCTGGCCGTGCTCGACATCATGCTCCCCGACATGGACGGCTTCACCGTCACCCGCACCCTGCGCGAGCGCGGGCTGGACCTGCCCATCGTCTTCCTCACCGCCAAGGACTCCCTCGACGACAAGATCAAGGGCCTGACCGTGGGAGGCGACGACTACGTCACCAAGCCGTTCAGCCTGGAGGAGGTCGTGGCCCGCATCCGCGCCGTGCTGCGCCGCACCCGGGTGGCCGACGAGGGTGATGACCACGCCCTGCGCGTCGCCGACCTCGAGCTCGACGAGGACAGCCACGAGGTGCGCCGGGCCGGCAAGGTCATCGAGGTCTCCCCCACCGAGTTCAAGCTGCTGCGCTACCTCATGCTCAACCCGGGCCGGGTGCTCTCCAAGAGCCAGATCCTGGACCACGTGTGGGACTACGACTTCCGGGGGGAGATGAACATCGTCGAGTCCTACATCTCCTACCTGCGGCGCAAGATCGACGTCGTCGGCGAGCCGCTCATCCACACCAAGCGCGGCGTCGGCTACGTGCTGCGCGAGCCGCGCTGAGGCGGCACACCCCTCCCGTGCTGCACCACCTGCGCCGCGCCGCCTACAGCAAGCTCCACGGGCTCTCCCTCACCCGACGCCTGGTGACGGTGCTCGTGCTGCTGGTCCTGGCGGCATACCTCCTCACCACGTCGGTGACCATCACCATGCTCCGCGGCTACCTCGTCGACCGCGTGGACGCCGACCTGGAGACCTACATCACCCCGCTCGCCCAGCGGGTGTCGGCCCAGCTGCTCGAGGACGCGACGGGCCGGCAGGACACCAGCGCCGAGCTGTGGCTGCCGCCCAACTCCTACTACATCCTGCTGACGCCCCTGGACGACTCGGCGCCGCCCGTCTCCCTCGCCTCCCGCGGCATGGACGACACGCCGGACCTCACCCGGGTGGCCATCGACGACGGCCGCCTCGGCGAGCCGTTCACCGTCGGCGGCGACAAGGGCGGGGGGACCTGGCGGGTGCTCGCGCTGCCGCTGGACAACGACCAGGGCGTGGTGTCCGGCACGATCGCGGTCGCCCTGCCCCTGGACGAGGTCGACAGCACCACCCGGCAGCTCGCCTTCCTCACCATCGTCATCGGCCTCACCACGATGGTCGTGGTGGGGGTGCTCGGCTGGTTCGCGGTGCGCCGCGCCTTCCGCCCGCTCACCCGCATCGAGGACACCGCCGCCGCCATCGCGGGCGGCGACCTCGCCCGCCGCATCCCGCCACACGGCGCCCGCGACGAGGTCGGGTCGCTGTCGGACTCGCTCAACCGCATGCTCGCCCGCATCGAGCACTCCTTCGCCGTCCGCGAGGCCTCCGAGCAGCGGATGCGCGACTTCGTCGCCGACGCCTCGCACGAGCTGCGCACCCCGCTCGCCACCGTCAAGGGGTATGCCGAGCTGCACCGCTTCGGGGCGATGTCCGGCCCCGAGGACGTCGCCGGGGCGATGCGCCGGATCGAGGACGAGGCCACCCGGATGACCCGGCTGGTGGAGGACCTGCTGACGCTGACCCGCTGGGACTCCCAGCCGCAGATGGCGCCCACCCGGGTGGACCTGACCGTGCTCGCCTCCGACGTCGTGCAGGACGCGCGGGTGCGCGCCCCGGACCGGACCGTGCGCCTCGTGCCCCTGGCCGGCGGCCTGCCGGACGCCACGCCCGAGGTGGTCGGCGAGGACGGTGCGCTGCGCCAGGTGCTCACCAACCTCGTGGCCAACGCCCTCGCGCACACCCCCGCGGGCACGGCCGTCGAGGTGGCGGTAGGCCGGGTCGACGGCACCGTCGTCGTCGAGGTGCGCGACCACGGCACCGGCCTGGACGAGGACACGGCCGAGCGGGTCTTCGAGCGGTTCTACCGGGCCGACAAGTCGCGCAGCCGCGCCTCCGGCGGCACGGGTCTCGGCCTGGCGATCGTCGCCGCCATCGTCGGGCGCCACCAGGGGTCCGTGCGGCACCTGCCCACCCCCGGTGGCGGCGCGACCTTCCGGGTCGAGCTGCCCACGGACCCACGTCCAGCAGATTCCTAGTCGACACCCAGGTGGCACCGACCTGCGGGTGGTGTCATGGGCCTCATGACCACCCCACAGCACGACCCGCAGGGCCCCACGGACCAGCAGCGTCACGACGACGCCACCGCCCCGGTGCCGACCACCGCGCACCAGTCCCACCAGCAGCACCCGGGCGACGGCTCCGCCCAGTCCCACCAGCAGCACCCGGGCGACGTCACCGCCCAGTCCCACCAGCAGCACCCGGGCGACGCCACCGCCCAGTCCCACCAGCAGCACCCGGGCGACGCCACCGCCCCCGTCCCGACCACCGCGCACCAGGGCCCGGCCGCGCCCAGCTGGCAGCAGCCCACCCCGCCGCGCCAGCGCCGCCGCTACGGCGACATCGCGGTCGCGAGCGTCCTCGCGGCGCTGCTCGCCTCCGGCGGGACCTTCGCCGCCGTCGAGCTGGCCGGTGACTCCCCCGCGACCCAGAGCACCGCGGCGGGCGAGGGCGACGACACGGCCAGCGGCGACGTCCGCGGCACCACCGTCTCCCTCTCGGGCGAGCAGGACTGGGCCTCCGTCGCCGAGGCCGTCACCCCCAGCACGGTGTCCATCGCGGTCGCCGGGGCCGGCGGTGAGGGCTCCGGGTCGGGCGTCGTGTGGGACACCGAGGGGCACATCGTCACCAACGCGCACGTGGTCGCCGGCGCGGAGCAGGTGCAGGTGACGCTGCCCGGCGGCCGGTCCTACCCGGCCGAGGTCATCGGCAGCGACCCCTCCAGCGACCTCGCGACCCTGCAGCTCGCGACCGTGCCGGACGACCTGCAGCCCATCGCCCTCGGCGACGACGGCGCGCTCGGGGTCGGCGACCCGGTCATGGCCGTCGGCAACCCCCTCGGGCTGTCCGGCACGGTCACCACCGGCATCGTCAGCGCCCTGGACCGCCCGGTGACCACCCAGGGCTCCTCCGGCGACCCCGCCGACCCGGGCGCGGCCGTGGTCACGAACGCCATCCAGACCTCCGCGGCGATCAACCCCGGCAACTCCGGCGGCGCCCTGGTCAACGCGGCGGGCGAGCTGGTGGGCATCAACTCCTCCATCGCCTCGCTCCCCACCGGTGGCACCGGGCAGAGCGGCTCGATCGGCATCGGCTTCGCCATCCCCTCGGGCAAGGTGCAGCTCATCGTCGAGCAGCTCATCGACTCCGGCACGGCGACCCACGCCTTCCTCGGGGTGGGCCTCAACAACGCCCAGGCCGAGGTGGACGGCGCCACGCTCACCGGCGCCTCGGTCACCCAGGTGGAGCCCGGCTCCCCCGCCGAGGGCGCCGGTATGCGCCCTGGTGACCTCATCGTCGGCATCGACGACGAGCCGGTCACCAGCGCGACCGCCCTCGTCGGCCAGGTCCGCGAGCGCGGCGCCGGCGACGAGGCGCGGGTGGCCTACATTCGCGACGGCGAGCGGGCCGAGGTGACGGTGACGCTGGCCGCCCCCGGACGAGCAGGGCTGAGCCACCGGCCCACCGGCGCGGGCCCCGACCGGGCCCGCGCCACCCGGCCCTCACCCGGCATACCGGCCCGTCCGTCGGCCGCCAGGTCACACCCTGGTTCGCACCGGCCCGACTGTCGGCCGCCAGGTCACACCCTGGTTCGCACCGGCCCGACTGTCGGCCGCCAGGTCACACCCTGGGACGCACCGGCCCGACTGTCGGCCGCCAGGTCACACCCTGGGACGCGCACCGGGCCGACCGTCGGCCGCCAGGTCAACCCTCGTCCGGACCGTCATCTGACAGCCCCCTCGACGGGGCTGATGGTTGACCTGCCGGCCGAGGGCGGACCTGGCGGCCGACGGTGGAGGCCTCGCTGCGGGCGGGTCGCCGGCCACCGACGACGCCCACCCAGGCTCCTCAGCGGGCCCGCTCGACCCGCCCCTCGTCCCACACCGGCCCGTCGGTCTCGCGCACGCGGCCGTCCGCCGCGAGGACGAGGAACCGGTCGAAGGACGCGGCGAACCAGCGGTCGTGGGTGACGGCGACCACCGTCCCCTCGAAGGCGTCGAGCCCCTCCTGCAGCGCCTCGGCGGAGTGCAGGTCGAGGTTGTCCGTGGGCTCGTCGAGCAGCAGCAGGGTGGCCCCGGACAGCTCCAGCAGCAGGATCTGCAGTCGCGCCTGCTGGCCCCCGGAGAGCGACTCGAAGCGCTGCTCCCCGGCCCGGGCGAGCTCGTAGCGGTCGAGCACGCGCGCGGCCTCCTCGCGCGGCATACCCCGGCGGTGCTCGTCCCCGCGGTGCAGGATCTCCAGCAGGGTGCGCCCGCGCAGCGCCGGGTGGTCGTGGGTCTGGGCGAACCAGCCCGGGCGCACCCGGGCACCCAGGCGCGCCACCCCGGTATGCCGCACCGGCGCCGGGACGACGTCGCCGACCGGCCGCTGCCCCGGCTCGGGGTCGCTGCCGCCGGCCGCGAGGAGCCGCAGCAGGTGCGACTTGCCCGACCCGTTGGAGCCGAGGACGGCCACCCGGTCGCCGTACCAGACCTCGAGGTCGAAGGGCCGCATGAGACCGGTCAGCTCCAGGGCCTCGCAGACGACGGCCCGCTTGGCGGTCCGCCCTCCGCGCAGCCGCATCCGGACCCGCTGCTCGTGGCTCACGGCCTCCGGCGGCCCGGCCTCCTCGAAGCGCCGCAACCGGGTCTGCGCCGCCTGGTACTGGCTGGCCATGTCGGCGTTGTAGGCGGCCTTCGCCTTGTAGCGCAGCATGAGCGCGCGCAGCGAGGCATGCTCCTCGTCCCACCGCCGCCGGGCCTCCTCCAGCCGCGCGTTGCGCTCGGCCCGTGCCTCGTGCCAGGTGGCGAAGCTGCCCGGGTGCACCCAGAGCGTGCTCCCCGCCGCCCCCGGCTCGAGCGTGGCCACCCGGGTGGCGGCGCGGGCCAGCAGCTCGCGGTCGTGGCTGACGAGCAGGACGGTCTTCGGGCTCGCCCGCAGCTGCTCCTCCAGCCAGCGCTTGCCGGGGACGTCGAGGTAGTTGTCCGGCTCGTCCAGGAGCAGCACTTCCTCGGGCCCCCGCAGCAGCGCCTCCAGCGCCAGCCGCTTCTGCTCCCCGCCGGAGAGGGTGTCGGTCCCCCGCCACTGCGCCTGCTCGAAGGGTATGCCGAGGGCCGCGACCGTGCAGACGTCCCAGAGCGTCTCCTGCTCGTAGCCGCCGACGTCGGCCCAGTCGGCGAGCGCCTGGGCGTAGCCGAGCTGGGCCGGCTCGTCGTCGACGGTCATGATCGCCAGCTCGGCGGCGTCCAGCGCCCGGGCGGCCGCGCGGATCCGCGTCGGGGCCACCGAGACCAGCAGGTCGCGGACCGTCGGCGGGGCGTCGTCCGCGCCGACCTCGCGGCCCATCGTGCCGATGAGCTGCGGCATGACCCCGAGCCCGCCGCTGCGGGACACCGAGCCCTCGTGCGGGCGCAGCTCGTCGGCGACGACCCGCAGCAGCGTGGTCTTGCCGCTGCCGTTCGGCCCGACGAGGGCGACCCGCGCGCCGTCGCCGACCCGCAGACCGATGTCGCGCAGCAGCGGGCGGCCGTCGGGCAGGGTGTAGCCGACGGCGGCGACGTCGACGTGTCCCATGGGGTCCATCCTGCCCGCCGGCGGGCCGTCGGACCCACCTCTTTTCCGGCCGGCCCCGGTCCGGCGGCACCCGGGATCTCGGGCGGCATTGATACCTTGACCCGAGCATGCGCGCGGCCCGTGGCCCGCCCCCGACGTCAAGGAGTCACCCGTGAAGATCGCTGTCCTCGGCGGTGACGGCTTCTGCGGCTGGCCCGCGGCGCTGCACCTGTCCGACCTCGGCCACGACGTGGTCATCGTCGACAACCTCGTCCGACGGCGGATCGACGAGGAGCTCGGGGCCTCCTCGCTCACGCCCATCGCGAGCCCGCAGGAGCGCCTGGCCGCCTGGGAGCAGGTCGGCGGACGACCGATGGAGCTCGTCGAGCTCGACCTCGCGCAGGACTACGACGGCCTGGTCGCCGTCCTCGACGAGCGGCGCCCCGACGCGGTCGTGCACTTCGCCGAGCAGCGCTCCGCGCCCTACTCGATGAAGTCGGCCAGGCACAAGCGCTTCACCGTCGACAACAACACCAACGCCACCCACAACCTGCTCTGCGCCATGGTCGAGACGGGCCTGGACGCGCACCTGGTGCACCTGGGGACCATGGGCGTCTACGGCTACGGCACGGCCGGTATGGCGATCCCCGAGGGCTACCTCGACGTCGAGATCGCCGCCGAGGACGGGACCCGGGTCGAGCAGGAGATCCTCTACCCCACCAACCCGGGCTCGATCTACCACATGACCAAGTGCCTGGACCAGCAGCTCTTCGCCTACTACGCCAAGAACGACGCGCTGCGCATCACCGACCTGCACCAAGGCATCATCTGGGGCACCCACACGGAGCAGACGCTGCGCGACGAGCGCCTCGTCAACCGCTTCGACTACGACGGCGACTACGGCACGGTGCTCAACCGCTTCCTCATGCAGGCCGCCGTCGGCTACCCGCTCACCGTGCACGGCACCGGCGGCCAGACCCGGGCCTTCATCCACATCCGCGACATGGTCCGGTGCGTGCAGATCGCCCTGGAGAACCCGCCCGCCGCGGGCGACCGGGTCAAGATCTTCAACCAGATGACCGAGACCCACCGGGTGCGCGACCTGGCCGAGCTCGTCGCCCGGATCAGCGACGCCGAGGTCGAGCTCGTGCCCAACCCGCGCCACGAGGCGGCCGAGAACGAGCTGCACGTGCACAACGAGACCTTCCTCGACCTCGGCCTCCAGCCGACCCTGCTCGAGGAGGGCCTGCTCATGGAGGTCGAGGACGTCGCCCGGCGCTACGCCGACCGTGCCGACCTCGACAAGATCCCCTGCACCTCGGTGTGGACCTCCCGGCAGCAGGCCGGCGTGCCCGCCTCGCGCGGCGCCGCCGTGGAACGCACGGCCTGAGCCGGGCGAGGGCATACCGGATGCGCATCGCCCTCTTCACCGAGGTCTTCCTGCCCAAGGTCGACGGGGTCGTCACCCGCGTCACCCGCACCCTCGACCAGCTCGCCGACCTCGGGCACGAGGCGCTCGTCTTCGCGCCCGGCGAGCCGCCGACCCGCTACGGCCCGCACCGGGTCGTCAAGGTCCGGTCGGTGTCCTTCCAGCCGTGGTACCCCGAGATCATGGTGGGCCTGCCCACCGCCCGGATCGCGCGCGGCATGCAGGCCTTCCACCCCGACATCGTGCACGCCGTCAACCCGGTGTGGCTCGCCGCCTACGGCGTCATCTCGGCGCGGCGGCGCAACCTGCCGCTGCTCGCCAGCTTCCACACCGACGTGCCCTCCTACACGACCCGGCTCGGCAACGGGCTGCACCTGCTGCGCGCGCCGAGCGAGGCCTGGATCACCGGGATGCACAACCTCGCCGAGGTCAACCTGTGCACGTCAGGGCAGATGGTGCGGCGGGCCCGCGAGGTGGGGATCCGCGAGGTCGACCTGTGGCCCAAGGCGGTCGACACCGAGGGCTACCACCCCTCGCGGCGCAGCGCGGAGATGCGCGAGCTGCTCACCGGCGGGCACCCGGAGGCGCCGCTCGTGCTCTACGTCGGGCGGCTCTCCCGGGAGAAGGACCTCGACCAGCTGCTGGAGCCGATCCGCGAGCTGGCCGCCGAGGGCGTCCGGCTGGCCTTCGTCGGGTCGGGGCCGGCCCGCGCCGAGCTGGAGACGCTGTTCGCCGGCACCCCGACGGTCTTCACCGGCTACCTCGCCGGGGAGGAGCTGGCCGCGGCCTACGCCAGCGCCGACGCCTTCGCCTTCCCCTCGACGACCGAGACGCTGGGGCTGGTCGCGCTGGAGTCCATGGCCAGCGGGGTGCCGGTGGTCGGCGCCCGGGCCGGGGGCATCCCCTTCGTCATCGAGGACGGCGTCACCGGCTTCCTCGTCGAGCCGGGCGACACGGCGGGGTATGCCGACCGCCTGCGCCGCCTCCTGCTCGAGCCCGGGCTCAAGGACCGCATGGGCGCGGCCGCCCGCGCGGATGCGCAGACCCACTCCTGGCGCGCCTCGACCGAGTCGCTGGTCAGCTCCTACGAGCTCGCGATCGAGCGGCACGTCGGCCGCCGCCCGGTGCCCAAGCCGCTGCGGGCCCGCACGCACCGCGACCTGCCCCCGCCCGAGTAGCCGCGGTCCCCGGAGGAGCCGCGGTCCCCGGGGGGCCGGTGCTAGCGTGCCGCGCATGGTGATCGACGGCGAGACCAGGACCACGACCGAGCGCTCGACGTGGAGCAGCCGGCGGGGGGCGTTGGGTCCGGGGCTGCTCGCGGCGTCCGCGGCGATCGGCGCCTCGCACCTCATCTCCTCCACCCAGGCGGGGGCGCTCTTCGGCTGGCAGCTGGTCTGGCTCATCGTCCTCGCCAACGTGCTCAAGTACCCGTTCTTCCGCTTCGGCCCGCAGTACGCCGCCGAGACCGGCCGCAGCCTGGTCGAGGGCTACGCACGGCGCGGGAAGGCCTACCTCTGGGTGTTCTTCGTCCTCGCCGCCGTCTCCTCGGTCATCTCGACGGCCGGCGTGGCGCTGCTGTGCACGGTGATCCTGGCCTACCTGCTGCCCGCGTCGTGGGGCCTCGGCGTGCCCGTGCTCGCGGCGGGGCTGCTCGCGGTGACCTGGATGCTGCTCGTCGGCGGCCACTACAAGGCCCTGGACGGCGTCACGAAGATCATCATGGTCCTGCTCGCGCTCTCCACCGTGGTGGCCGTGGTCATGGCGGCGGGTCAGGGCGCGGTGCGGCAGCCGGGCTTCGAGGACCCCTCGCCGTGGACCCTCGCCACGCTGCCCTTCCTCGTCGCGGTCATCGGCTGGATGCCGGCCCCGATCGAGATCAGCGCGCTCAACTCGCTGTGGGTCAAGGCCAAGGGGGCCGACCGACGCCTCGCGGTGCGCGACGTGCTCTTCGACTTCAACCTCGGCTACGTCGTGTCGACGGTGCTCGCCGTGTTCTTCATCGGCCTGGGCGTCTTCGTGCAGTACGGCAGCGGCCAGGAGATGGAGATGGCCGGCGGCGCCTACATCCCCCAGCTCATGAGCATGTACGGCGCGGCGATCGGGCAGTGGGCGGTGCCGCTCATGGCGCTCATCGCCTTCGCCTGCATGTTCGGCACCGTCATCTCGGTCGTCGACGGGTACGGCCGGGCGGCCGCCGAGTCGCTGCGGCTCATCCGGGGCCAGGACGCCATGAGCAGCCGCTCCAAGGACCTGTGGATCACCGGCATCTCGGTCGTCGCGCTGGCGATCGTCGTCTGGATGAGCGCCTCGCTCGCTGACATGCTGCGCTTCGCGATGATCAGCGCCTTCCTCACCGCGCCGGTCTTCGCGTGGCTGAACTTCTCGATCATCCGCGGCGAGCGCCAGCTGTCGACCAGCATGCGGGTGCTGTCCTACGCCGGGCTGGTCTTCCTCATCGGCTTCACCCTGCTGTTCCTCGCCTCCCAGACCGGGCTGCTCGCCTGACGCCGCTCAGTCGTCGGACAGGTGGGCGTGGACCCGGTCCACCTTCTCGGTGAGCTGACCGGCATACCCCGGGCGCAGGTCGGCCTTGACCACGAGCGAGACGCGCGGGGAGTGCTGCGCCACGGCGTCGCAGGCCGCCTTGATGACCGGCACGACCTCGTCCCACTCGCCCTCGATGGTGGTGAACATCGAGGTGAGCTCGTAGGGCAGGCCGGAGTCGCGGACCACCCGGATGGCGTCGGCGACGGCCTCGCTGACCGAGCCGGACTCGTCGGCGGACTGGGTGGGGGCGACGGAGAAGGCGAAGAGCATGCCACCACGCTAGCCCGGGAGTGGGGGTATCGTGCTTCTCCCCCCTCCTCCACCCTCCAGCGAGGTATGCCGCGATGCCCGCTCCCCCGACCGACCCGCGCGTCGAGCTCGCCGCCGAGCAGGCGCACCTCGCGCGTGCCCGCACCGAGCTGGCGCGCATGCGCGAGCACACCCTCTCCCTGACCGCGGACGGCGGTGACGCCCTCGCCGGCGAGGCGCTGGCGCGCACGCTGTGGCTGCGGGCCAGGGCTCTGCAGGACGACCCGGGGACGACGCTGTTCTTCGGCCGGGTCGACCGCGAGGACGGCACCGAGGGCGAACGCCTCTACATCGGGCGCCGCCACGTCTCCGACGGTCACGGCGACCCCGTCGTCATCGACTGGCGGGCCGGGGTGTCGATGCCGTTCTACCGCGCGAGCACGCACGACCCGATGGGGGTGCGCCGGCGGCGTCGCTTCGGGGTCGAGGGCGGCCAGATCACGGCCTTCGAGGACGAGGTGCTGGCGGACGCCGGCGGCGGGGCCGTGCCCGGGGCCGACGCCGGTGGTGGGCAGGCCTCCGGCGGCAGCAGCATCCTCGCCCGGGAGATCGAGCGGCCCCGGATCGGCCCGATGCGCGACATCGTCGCCACCATCCAGCCCGAGCAGGACGAGATCGTGCGCGCCGACGTGGCCACGACACTGTGCGTCCAGGGCGCGCCGGGCACCGGCAAGACCGCCGTGGGCCTGCACCGCGCGGCCTGGCTGCTCTACGCCTTCCGCGAGCGGCTCGCCCGCTCCGGTGTCCTCGTCGTCGGGCCCAACCGCGCCTTCCTCGAGCACGTCGGCGCGGTGCTGCCCTCGCTGGGGGAGATCAGCGTCCGGCACACGACGGCCGACGACCTCGTCGTCGGCGGCACGTCCGCCCGGGTCCGCGCGACCGACAGCACCGAGGTGGCCCGGCTCAAGGGCGAGGCCCGGATGGCCGGGGTCCTGCGGGAGGCGCTCTGGGGCGCGGTGGGCCCCGCCACCGAGGCGCTCGTCGTCCCGCGCGGCTCGCGCCGGTGGCGGGTCCCCGCCTACGAGGTGCAGGACATGATCGAGGAGCTGCGCGGGCGGGGCGTGAGCTACTCCGCCGCCCGGGCCATGCTGCACCAGCGTCTCGCGCACGCGGTCATGGTGGCCATGGAGCGCTCCGGGGACTCCCCCGACGACCGGGTGCAGGACGGCGTGGCGAGGTCGGCGCCGGTCCGGGCCTACGTCAAGACGGTCTGGCCCGAGGTGAAGCCGGGCGCCGTGCTCGCCCGGGTGCTCTCGACCGGGGCGCACCTGGACGACGACCAGCAGGCCATGGTGTGGCAGAAGCCGCCACGGACGGCGGCCGGGGCGCGCTGGAGCGCCGCCGACCTGGTGCTGCTGGACGAGCTGGCCGACCTGCTCGACCGCACCCCGAGCCTGGGGCACGTCGTCCTCGACGAGGCCCAGGACCTGTCGCCCATGCAGCTGCGCGCCGTCGGGCGCCGGGCCTCCACGGGGTCGCTCACGGTGCTGGGGGACCTCGCCCAGGGCACGACGCCGTGGTCGACGGCCTCGTGGGAGGAGTCGTTGCGGCACCTGGGCAAGGACCTCTCCGCGCCGACGACCCACCTGGAGGAGCTGGTCCGCGGCTTCCGGGTGCCCTCGGCCGTCATCGACTTCGCCGCCCGCCTGCTCCCGGCCATCGCCCCCGACCTGGCGCCCCCGGAGTCGGTGCGGTCCAACCCCGGGCGGCTGGACCTCATACCCGTCGAGGACGCGGTCGTCGGCGCCACGGCGGCGACGACCGACGCCGGCGCGCACGAGGGGTCGGTCGGCGTCATCGTGCCCGACGCGTGGGTGGAGGAGGTCGGGGCCGCGCTGCGCGGGGCGGGCGTCGAGCACGAGGTCATGGACGGGACGCACGCGGAGGAGGGCCTGAGCGTGCGCGTCTTCCTCGTCCCCGCGACGGTGGCCAAGGGCCTGGAGTTCGACCAGGTCGTCGTCGTCGAGCCGGCCGCGATCGCCGCTGCCGAGCCCGACGAGCGCACCGGCCTGCGCCGGCTCTACGTCGTCCTCACCCGGGCGGTGAGCGGCCTCACCGTCGTGCACGCCGAGCCGCTGCCCGGCCCGCTCGCCGCCGCCCCCTGACCCGGGACGGCACCGACGAGCTCAGTCGCGCGGCTCCTCGCCGGTGAGGCTGTCGTGGGCGACGTAGTAGGTCGGGCGGCCCAGCTGCATGGTGTAGGTCCGGCCGACGTACTCCCCCAGGATGCCCAGGCAGAGCAGCTGCACCCCACCGACGGCCGTGACGACCATGAAGGTCGAGGTCCACCCGGGCACGGTGAGACCCACGGCGAACCCCACGAGCGCGTAGACCAGCAGCACCAGGGCGACGAGCGCGCCGACGAAGCCGAGCCAGGTCGCGAGCCGCAGCGGCGCCAGGCTGGCCCCGGTGATGGAGTCGACCGCGAGCCGCAGCATGCGCGACAGCGGGTACTTCGAGGTGCCGGCCGCCCGCTCCTCGCGCCGGTAGGTGAGCACGCCGGAGGGGAAGCCGAGCGAGGGGACGACGAGCCGCAGCACCCGGTGGTGCTCGGGCAGCGCGGTCACCGCCTCGACCGTGGCCCGCGACATGAGCCGGTAGTCCCCCGCCTGCGTCGGCCCGTGGTCGGCCCCGAGCCGGCGCATCGTGTCGTAGTAGCCGCTGGCCGTGACCCGCTTGAAGCGGGTGTCGCTGCGGCGGTCGTCGCGCACGGCGTAGACGACGTCCAGCGCCTCCTCCCGGGCCAGCCGCACCATGTCGGCGATGAGCTCGGGCGGGTCCTGCAGGTCGGCGTCGATGGTCACGACCAGCTCCCCGCGCGACCGCTCCAGCCCGGCCGAGATCGCGGCCTGGTGGCCGGCGTTGGCGCGCAGCCGGACGACCCGCAGCTGCGGCCAGGTATGCCGTGCCCGCTGCAGCACGACGGGCGTCGCGTCGGTGCTGCCGTCGTCGACGACCAGCACCTCGTAGTCGACCTCCAGGGCGTCGAGCACCGGGCGCAGCCGCTGCACGAACAGGGGCAGCACGTCCTGCTCGTCGTAGACCGGCACGACGACGCTCAGCGCGCTCGCGCCATGATCTGCAGCGGTCATCGTGCCTCGGGGGTCGCCGGTCGGTGGTCGGCCGATCCTAGCCCGCCTCGCACCACCCAGGCCGACGTCATACCGTAGGTCCGAGCAGTTCCCGCGTCCCACGAGGAGAGAGCATGCACCCCACCCACGCACCGTTGCGGATCGCCACCGGCGCCTTCGTCCTGAACTCCGGTCTCGGCAAGCTCAAGGCCGGCGAGGAGGAGGCCGAGCAGATGCACGGCTGGGCCTCCAGCGTCTACCCGGTGTTCAAGGACATGAAGGCGGGCGACTTCACCAAGGCCCTGGCCTACGCCGAGATCGGCCTCGGTGCGGCACTGCTGCTGCCGACCGTGCCCTCGGCGGTCGCCGGCGCCGGTCTGGCCGCCTTCGGCGTCGGCCTCACCGGTCTCTACCTCAAGACCCCGGGCATGACCCAGGAGGACGGCATCCGGCCCACACCGGACGGCATCGGCCTGGCCAAGGACACCT
This genomic window from Serinicoccus chungangensis contains:
- a CDS encoding response regulator transcription factor — translated: MTASQTEPEATLLVVEDETNIRELLTTSLRFAGFSVHAAPDGRSALQLSGEHDFDLAVLDIMLPDMDGFTVTRTLRERGLDLPIVFLTAKDSLDDKIKGLTVGGDDYVTKPFSLEEVVARIRAVLRRTRVADEGDDHALRVADLELDEDSHEVRRAGKVIEVSPTEFKLLRYLMLNPGRVLSKSQILDHVWDYDFRGEMNIVESYISYLRRKIDVVGEPLIHTKRGVGYVLREPR
- a CDS encoding sensor histidine kinase, whose product is MLHHLRRAAYSKLHGLSLTRRLVTVLVLLVLAAYLLTTSVTITMLRGYLVDRVDADLETYITPLAQRVSAQLLEDATGRQDTSAELWLPPNSYYILLTPLDDSAPPVSLASRGMDDTPDLTRVAIDDGRLGEPFTVGGDKGGGTWRVLALPLDNDQGVVSGTIAVALPLDEVDSTTRQLAFLTIVIGLTTMVVVGVLGWFAVRRAFRPLTRIEDTAAAIAGGDLARRIPPHGARDEVGSLSDSLNRMLARIEHSFAVREASEQRMRDFVADASHELRTPLATVKGYAELHRFGAMSGPEDVAGAMRRIEDEATRMTRLVEDLLTLTRWDSQPQMAPTRVDLTVLASDVVQDARVRAPDRTVRLVPLAGGLPDATPEVVGEDGALRQVLTNLVANALAHTPAGTAVEVAVGRVDGTVVVEVRDHGTGLDEDTAERVFERFYRADKSRSRASGGTGLGLAIVAAIVGRHQGSVRHLPTPGGGATFRVELPTDPRPADS
- a CDS encoding ABC-F family ATP-binding cassette domain-containing protein, whose protein sequence is MGHVDVAAVGYTLPDGRPLLRDIGLRVGDGARVALVGPNGSGKTTLLRVVADELRPHEGSVSRSGGLGVMPQLIGTMGREVGADDAPPTVRDLLVSVAPTRIRAAARALDAAELAIMTVDDEPAQLGYAQALADWADVGGYEQETLWDVCTVAALGIPFEQAQWRGTDTLSGGEQKRLALEALLRGPEEVLLLDEPDNYLDVPGKRWLEEQLRASPKTVLLVSHDRELLARAATRVATLEPGAAGSTLWVHPGSFATWHEARAERNARLEEARRRWDEEHASLRALMLRYKAKAAYNADMASQYQAAQTRLRRFEEAGPPEAVSHEQRVRMRLRGGRTAKRAVVCEALELTGLMRPFDLEVWYGDRVAVLGSNGSGKSHLLRLLAAGGSDPEPGQRPVGDVVPAPVRHTGVARLGARVRPGWFAQTHDHPALRGRTLLEILHRGDEHRRGMPREEAARVLDRYELARAGEQRFESLSGGQQARLQILLLELSGATLLLLDEPTDNLDLHSAEALQEGLDAFEGTVVAVTHDRWFAASFDRFLVLAADGRVRETDGPVWDEGRVERAR
- a CDS encoding NAD-dependent epimerase/dehydratase family protein, encoding MKIAVLGGDGFCGWPAALHLSDLGHDVVIVDNLVRRRIDEELGASSLTPIASPQERLAAWEQVGGRPMELVELDLAQDYDGLVAVLDERRPDAVVHFAEQRSAPYSMKSARHKRFTVDNNTNATHNLLCAMVETGLDAHLVHLGTMGVYGYGTAGMAIPEGYLDVEIAAEDGTRVEQEILYPTNPGSIYHMTKCLDQQLFAYYAKNDALRITDLHQGIIWGTHTEQTLRDERLVNRFDYDGDYGTVLNRFLMQAAVGYPLTVHGTGGQTRAFIHIRDMVRCVQIALENPPAAGDRVKIFNQMTETHRVRDLAELVARISDAEVELVPNPRHEAAENELHVHNETFLDLGLQPTLLEEGLLMEVEDVARRYADRADLDKIPCTSVWTSRQQAGVPASRGAAVERTA
- a CDS encoding glycosyltransferase family 4 protein, which codes for MRIALFTEVFLPKVDGVVTRVTRTLDQLADLGHEALVFAPGEPPTRYGPHRVVKVRSVSFQPWYPEIMVGLPTARIARGMQAFHPDIVHAVNPVWLAAYGVISARRRNLPLLASFHTDVPSYTTRLGNGLHLLRAPSEAWITGMHNLAEVNLCTSGQMVRRAREVGIREVDLWPKAVDTEGYHPSRRSAEMRELLTGGHPEAPLVLYVGRLSREKDLDQLLEPIRELAAEGVRLAFVGSGPARAELETLFAGTPTVFTGYLAGEELAAAYASADAFAFPSTTETLGLVALESMASGVPVVGARAGGIPFVIEDGVTGFLVEPGDTAGYADRLRRLLLEPGLKDRMGAAARADAQTHSWRASTESLVSSYELAIERHVGRRPVPKPLRARTHRDLPPPE